In Pyrus communis chromosome 1, drPyrComm1.1, whole genome shotgun sequence, the following are encoded in one genomic region:
- the LOC137717071 gene encoding pentatricopeptide repeat-containing protein At3g51320: MARVCPRELFRFRRSIFSHLASNPSKFNLSLPSSPFSSSSFEPSVNRHIFSLLDSCQSLIQITQLHAHLITRGLFDSFWARKLLNSYYYFGDFDYTIWVFGYIDAPGRFCVNTVIKAYSLSSAPGRALVVYLEWLRNGFVPNSYTFVPVFGSCAKMGCAESGRTCHGQVVKYGVDSVLHVQNSAIHMYCCCGELELARKVFDEMPERDLVSWNAIVDGNARFGDIEVARRLFDEMPERNVVSWNVMLGGYWKGGKPECALKLFRKMVGMGLKGNETTMVNMLAACGRSARLNEGRSVHGCLIRTFLEWNIFLNTALIDMYCKCERVQVARLAFESTAYRNLVCWNAMILGHCIHGNPEDGFNLYREMVGRTKSRDGETIHEKESSKPDEDREGIIPDEVTFVGVLCACARSGLVREARDYFSQMINVFQVKPNFAHYWCMANAFASVGLRQEAEGIIRNMPEVAVDLPPESLLWASLLGACRFQGDVKLGEIAKSLIEKEPQNIAYYRLLLNVYAVSGQWENVTQVKKMMKEKKFGRIPGCNLVDLNEIVHELRVGRHYQVDLVDS; this comes from the coding sequence ATGGCAAGGGTTTGCCCCCGAGAACTCTTTCGATTCCGGAGGTCCATTTTCTCACACCTCGCTTCCAACCCATCAAAATTCAATCTTTCCTTACCATCCTCCCCATTTTCCTCCTCTTCGTTCGAACCCTCTGTCAACCGCCACATATTTTCGCTTCTCGATTCGTGTCAGAGCTTGATCCAGATCACCCAACTCCACGCCCATTTGATCACCCGGGGCCTTTTCGATTCGTTTTGGGCCCGGAAGTTGCTCAATAGCTATTACTATTTCGGCGATTTCGATTATACGATATGGGTTTTCGGTTACATTGATGCTCCTGGTAGATTTTGCGTTAATACAGTTATTAAGGCGTACTCACTGAGTTCGGCGCCGGGCCGAGCTTTGGTGGTGTATTTGGAATGGCTGAGGAATGGATTTGTTCCCAACAGCTATACTTTCGTACCGGTTTTCGGGTCGTGTGCGAAAATGGGTTGTGCTGAATCTGGGAGAACATGCCATGGGCAGGTTGTGAAGTATGGGGTGGACTCTGTGCTGCATGTGCAGAACTCAGCAATTCATATGTATTGTTGTTGTGGGGAATTAGAGCTTGCCAGgaaggtgtttgatgaaatgcctgAGAGGGACTTGGTGTCTTGGAATGCAATTGTTGATGGGAATGCTAGATTTGGTGATATTGAGGTTGCACGTAggttgtttgatgaaatgcccgAGAGAAATGTGGTTTCTTGGAATGTTATGCTTGGTGGGTACTGGAAGGGAGGGAAGCCAGAGTGTGCATTGAAGTTGTTTAGGAAAATGGTGGGCATGGGATTGAAGGGGAACGAAACTACCATGGTGAATATGCTTGCGGCTTGTGGTCGGTCTGCTAGACTAAATGAAGGAAGGTCGGTTCATGGATGTCTAATTAGGACATTCTTGGAGTGGAATATATTTCTCAACACAGCTTTGATCGATATGTATTGTAAATGTGAAAGGGTGCAAGTGGCACGTTTGGCATTTGAGAGCACGGCGTATAGAAATCTGGTTTGTTGGAATGCAATGATTTTGGGGCATTGCATTCATGGAAATCCTGAAGATGGATTTAACCTATATAGAGAAATGGTGGGTAGAACAAAGTCAAGAGATGGAGAAACAATCCATGAGAAGGAGAGTTCGAAACCAGATGAAGATCGGGAAGGAATTATCCCAGATGAAGTAACTTTTGTAGGTGTTCTTTGTGCCTGTGCCCGCTCTGGATTGGTAAGAGAAGCCAGAGATTACTTCAGCCAAATGATCAATGTCTTCCAAGTAAAGCCCAATTTTGCACACTATTGGTGCATGGCTAATGCTTTTGCTAGTGTGGGGCTTAGACAAGAGGCAGAGGGAATAATTAGGAACATGCCAGAGGTTGCTGTGGACTTGCCACCGGAATCCTTGTTATGGGCTAGTCTGCTTGGAGCATGTCGTTTCCAAGGCGATGTGAAGTTGGGAGAAATTGCAAAGTCTCTCATTGAAAAGGAACCTCAGAACATTGCTTACTATCGGTTGCTGCTGAATGTCTATGCCGTGTCAGGTCAATGGGAGAATGTTACTCAGGTAAAAAAgatgatgaaagaaaagaagTTCGGAAGAATCCCCGGATGCAATCTTGTGGACTTGAATGAAATTGTTCATGAGCTCAGAGTTGGAAGACATTATCAAGTTGACCTTGTAGATTCCTGA
- the LOC137712623 gene encoding uncharacterized protein: MVRGSIKLLKDAGSGLSKTLADILVCPLSKQPLRFCEQTNSLISDAIGVSFPIKDGIPSLVPTDGKTLEADETIKTDDSAESSDKHEADRIGSH; encoded by the exons ATGGTGAGAGGAAGCATAAAGCTTCTTAAGGATGCTGGGTCTGGACTCAGCAAAACCCTAGCTGACATACTCGTCTGCCCACTTTCTAAGCAACCTCTAAG gttttGCGAGCAAACAAATTCCCTAATTAGTGATGCAATTGGTGTCTCCTTTCCT ATAAAGGATGGGATACCTAGCTTAGTACCAACAGATGGCAAGACACTCGAGGCGGATGAGACAATAAAAACTGATGATTCTGCAGAATCATCAGACAAGCACGAAGCAGATCGAATAGGCAGTCACTAG
- the LOC137711190 gene encoding uncharacterized protein: MVLKRAISLISSFFGPREHPAIAKESPCSHEVIGSDVGTKVKEEGLAESQALSSLSKDEVCCVCLSRLVEGEDMRVLPCLHEFHKACVDKWFDACQTTCPLCRFPVGGVEKSQVVELLTEEIMFYFSSFHISGF, translated from the coding sequence ATGGTTCTCAAAAGGGCAATCTCCTTGATCTCTAGTTTTTTCGGTCCAAGAGAGCACCCGGCGATCGCTAAGGAATCCCCGTGTTCACACGAGGTGATCGGATCGGACGTTGGGACGAAAGTAAAGGAAGAGGGTTTGGCGGAGTCTCAAGCATTATCCAGCTTGAGTAAGGATGAGGTGTGTTGTGTGTGTTTGTCAAGATTGGTGGAAGGTGAGGACATGAGAGTTCTTCCATGCCTGCACGAGTTTCACAAGGCATGTGTGGACAAGTGGTTCGATGCATGCCAGACGACGTGCCCGCTGTGCCGGTTTCCGGTGGGAGGAGTTGAGAAGTCTCAGGTGGTGGAGTTGCTGACTGAGGagattatgttttatttttcttcttttcatatTTCTGGGTTCTAA
- the LOC137745993 gene encoding SKP1-like protein 1A: MSSSSKKITLKSSDGESFEVEEAVALESQTIKHMIEDDCADNGIPLPNVTSKILAKVIEYCKKHVDAAKTDEKISEDDLKAWDQEFVKVDQATLFDLILAANYLNIKTLLDLTCQTVADMIKGKTPEDIRKTFNIKNDFTPEEEEEVRRENQWAFE; the protein is encoded by the exons ATGTCGTCGTCGTCGAAGAAGATCACCCTCAAGAGCTCGGACGGCGAGTCGTTCGAGGTCGAGGAGGCGGTGGCGCTGGAGTCGCAGACCATCAAGCACATGATCGAGGACGATTGCGCAGACAACGGCATTCCTCTGCCCAATGTCACCAGCAAGATTTTGGCCAAGGTCATCGAGTACTGCAAGAAGCACGTCGACGCCGCCAAGACCGACGAGAAGATCTCCGAGGACGATCTCAAGGCCTGGGATCAGGAATTCGTCAAGGTTGACCAAGCTACGCTCTTTGACCTCATTCTG GCTGCAAACTACCTGAACATCAAGACCCTTTTGGACCTGACTTGCCAGACGGTTGCAGACATGATCAAGGGTAAGACTCCGGAAGATATCAGAAAGACCTTCAACATCAAGAACGACTTCACCccggaggaagaggaggaagttCGTCGTGAGAACCAGTGGGCGTTTGAATGA
- the LOC137716393 gene encoding protein FD: protein MLSSTGSDQTNHNTTSTSSWSSSSSPSPFSQPSSFQTPQRTMEEVWKDFNLASLTDPTTQIRSSSSSSTSPLLQINLPNGPHQGRHHHPNFRNMTLQDFLARPFAHDSPAAAAALVSAAASPPSPLPPAAPTLLSLNNPGSEFQLFYASDSLRPPSSGFIDHHQANHNNISSSVSNSFSGCPFESLATSSFGLPSFGKRSFTESDHSNSGGDRRHKRMIKNRDSAARSRARKQECISPAYTNELELKVAHLMEENARLKRQLEQLIAAASQQPKRHNLHRTSTAPF from the exons ATGTTGTCATCAACAGGTAGTGACCAAACCAACCACAACACAACCAGTACTTCATCCTGGTCCTCCTCGTCATCCCCATCGCCATTTTCACAACCCTCCTCCTTCCAAACCCCACAAAGAACCATGGAAGAGGTTTGGAAAGACTTCAATCTTGCCTCTCTCACTGATCCCACCACCCAAATCAgatcctcatcctcatcctccacCTCACCACTCCTCCAAATTAACCTCCCCAATGGGCCCCACCAGGgccgccaccaccacccaaACTTCAGAAATATGACCCTTCAAGACTTCCTTGCCAGACCCTTTGCCCATGActcaccagcagcagcagccgcCTTGGTCTCCGCCGCTGCAAGCCctccctctcctcttcctccagCCGCCCCAACTCTTCTCAGCCTGAACAATCCTGGCTCAGAGTTTCAGCTCTTTTATGCCTCTGACTCCCTCAGGCCTCCGAGCTCCGGCTTCATTGATCATCATCAGGCAAACCATAATAACATTTCTAGCAGTGTTTCTAACTCTTTCAGTGGTTGCCCATTTGAGAGCTTGGCTACTTCCTCCTTCGGCTTGCCTTCTTTTGGGAAGAGATCATTCACTGAATCTGATCACAGCAATTCCGGTGGAGATCGAAGACATAAGCGTATGATCAAGAACCGAGATTCTGCTGCTCGATCTAGGGCTAGAAAGCAGGAATGTATCTCTCCA GCTTACACAAATGAGTTGGAGCTAAAAGTTGCACATttaatggaagagaatgcaagaCTCAAAAGACAGCTAGAACAG TTAATTGCAGCAGCGTCTCAACAACCCAAAAGGCACAATCTTCATCGAACGTCAACAGCTCCATTTTGA